One Brassica napus cultivar Da-Ae chromosome C4, Da-Ae, whole genome shotgun sequence genomic region harbors:
- the LOC106431566 gene encoding E3 ubiquitin-protein ligase ATL41-like has product MSSDDRDHYWFNHHGHGHHSFWPNPSTYDRNSKIMLAAVVSLSAVILFVFILHLYARFVLRRRRETFRGLPVVVRHPFQTPKRGLDPKLIASLPSFTVRDVPSATECAVCLSMLEEQDTARELPSCKHVFHVDCVDKWLTACSTCPVCRTEVQPRPRLEPEPREGPVGGDGASSPPTAPPFLDEVSSVEAAASSSSGEKTAVSSVSRLDSFRKILTRERSSNRINHSCVDQERVPDHV; this is encoded by the coding sequence ATGAGCTCCGACGATAGAGATCATTACTGGTTCAACCATCATGGTCATGGACACCACTCCTTCTGGCCTAACCCTTCTACTTATGACCGCAACAGCAAGATCATGCTCGCAGCAGTCGTCTCTTTATCAGCAGTCATCCTCTTCGTCTTCATTCTCCATCTCTACGCAAGATTCGTTCTCCGCCGCCGCAGAGAGACTTTCCGCGGCCTCCCCGTCGTCGTACGCCACCCTTTTCAGACGCCCAAACGTGGCCTCGACCCGAAGCTCATCGCTTCTCTCCCTAGTTTCACCGTCCGCGACGTGCCGTCGGCTACCGAATGCGCCGTGTGTCTAAGCATGTTGGAGGAGCAAGACACGGCTAGAGAGCTGCCGAGCTGCAAACACGTCTTCCATGTTGATTGTGTTGACAAGTGGCTCACCGCTTGCTCCACGTGTCCTGTTTGTCGGACTGAAGTTCAGCCAAGGCCGAGACTTGAGCCTGAGCCTAGAGAAGGACCAGTCGGTGGTGACGGTGCCTCCTCACCACCGACTGCTCCTCCGTTTTTGGACGAAGTCTCGTCGGTGGAAGCTGCGGCATCTTCTTCATCGGGTGAGAAAACAGCCGTGTCGTCAGTTTCACGATTAGATTCGTTTAGAAAAATCTTGACAAGGGAGAGATCATCGAACAGGATCAACCATTCTTGTGTTGACCAAGAACGTGTACCGGATCATGTATAA
- the LOC106431568 gene encoding PLASMODESMATA CALLOSE-BINDING PROTEIN 5 — MIGYTPSQFHFHYLLMHLSLVTTVTTAQFNGQASETDLWCVAKNNAEDSALQAAIDWACGPGGTDCAGIQQGGPCYDPSDIVKTASYVFNNYYLKNGPEDEACNFSNSAAVTSLNPSQGTCKLPSSKRVSNGNIVDAATTSTQGTTAQESSDFNRAGRIFSSIWSLPFIILGLVMINHHF, encoded by the exons ATGATTGGTTATACTCCTTCTCAGTTTCACTTCCACTACCTCCTAATGCATCTCTCCCTCGTCACCACCGTCACTACTGCGCAGTTCAATGGACAGGCGTCAGAGACGGATCTCTGGTGCGTGGCGAAGAACAACGCAGAAGATTCGGCTCTTCAAGCAGCAATCGACTGGGCTTGTGGTCCCGGTGGCACCGACTGCGCCGGGATCCAGCAAGGTGGGCCTTGCTACGATCCGTCAGATATAGTGAAAACGGCGTCGtatgtttttaataactattacctGAAGAATGGTCCGGAAGATGAAGCTTGCAACTTTAGTAACAGTGCAGCTGTTACTTCCCTTAATCCTA GTCAAGGAACATGCAAACTCCCTTCAAG TAAGAGGGTGAGTAATGGAAATATAGTGGATGCTGCTACCACTTCAACGCAGGGAACAACTGCACAAGAATCCTCAGATTttaaccgagcgggacggatcTTCAGCAGCATCTGGTCGTTGCCTTTCATCATTCTAGGCCTTGTTATGATCAATCATCACTTTTAG
- the LOC106431569 gene encoding uncharacterized protein LOC106431569: MRVYFFKVCGLTDFTSFSTFSVLLQVRMCTYLLLVYGPVRSHLGFPVWRLRYTEIVIVEVCEIWFSFEGVYIEPQKQEGNGMCPVVKTEFPGVGAFFVCSSKKRSLISLLKLFLRCEHLI, translated from the exons ATGCGTGTTTATTTCTTCAAAGTTTGTGGTCTTACGGATTTCACTTCCTTTTCTACCTTTTCAGTTCTGTTACAG GTGAGAATGTGCACGTATCTTTTGCTGGTTTATGGACCTGTAAGGAGCCACCTCGGTTTCCCTGTTTGGAGACTTCGATACACTGAGATAGT GATCGTTGAAGTATGTGAGATATGGTTCTCTTTTGAAG GGGTTTACATTGAACCCCAAAAACAAGAAGGCAATGGAATGTGTCCCGTTGTTAAAACTGAATTTCCAGGCGTTGGAGCTTTCTTTGTTTGTAGTTCAAAAAAAAGGAGCTTAATTTCTTTGTTAAAGTTATTTCTCCGTTGTGAACATCTCatataa
- the LOC106431548 gene encoding basic leucine zipper 34: MAQLPPKIPNMTPHWPDFSSQNLTATASTAVQNPSWVDEFLDFSACRRGNHRRSISDSIAFLEVPFVRGHGSTQNNHFDKFDDEQFMSMFKDDNDLHNNPSHNNNNAGTTGSSSNTSTLSDHNSFNGDKEPPSDHNMKHKNDEVHSQCKTEPEDGAASNNNSGDSSVTRILDPKRVKRILANRQSAQRSRVRKLQYITELERSVTSLQAEVSVLSPRVAFLDHQRLLLNVDNSSLKQRIAALAQDKIFKDAHQEALKREIERLREVYQQQSLKKMDNANHLQATGTVANSAVDIKPSNEN; encoded by the exons ATGGCACAACTCCCTCCTAAAATCCCCAACATGACACCACATTGGCCTGATTTCTCTTCCCAAAACCTCACCGCAACCGCTTCAACCGCCGTACAAAACCCTTCATGGGTAGACGAGTTCCTCGACTTCTCAGCTTGTCGCCGTGGAAACCACCGTCGTTCCATAAGTGATTCCATCGCTTTCCTCGAAGTTCCATTCGTCAGAGGCCACGGTAGCACCCAAAACAACCACTTCGATAAATTCGACGATGAGCAATTCATGTCCATGTTCAAGGACGACAACGACTTGCATAATAATCCTTCCCATAACAACAACAATGCGGGGACCACTGGCTCTTCCTCGAATACATCCACGTTGTCCGATCATAACAGCTTTAACGGCGACAAAGAACCACCGTCCGATCataatatgaaacataaaaacGACGAGGTCCACAGCCAGTGCAAGACGGAGCCTGAGGACGGTGCGGCGTCAAATAACAATTCAGGCGATAGCTCAGTCACCAGAATTCTTGATCCCAAAAGGGTTAAGag AATATTAGCAAATCGGCAATCAGCACAGAGATCAAGGGTAAGGAAACTGCAATATATCACGGAGCTCGAACGTAGCGTTACTTCATTGCAG GCGGAAGTGTCAGTGTTATCGCCAAGAGTTGCGTTCTTGGACCATCAGCGTTTGCTTCTCAACGTGGACAACAGCTCTCTCAAGCAACGAATCGCTGCTTTAGCCCAAgacaaaattttcaaagacG CGCATCAAGAAGCATTGAAGAGGGAAATAGAAAGGCTTCGAGAAGTGTATCAACAACAAAGCCTCAAGAAAATGGATAATGCAAATCATTTACAGGCCACAGGAACCGTAGCTAATTCGGCCGTTGACATCAAGCCGTCTAATGAAAATTAA
- the LOC106454492 gene encoding glucosidase 2 subunit beta — translation MSRNKVTLLHYVSSFLLAVVSVNSSTTPLVGVHPLDEKYFESDIIRCKDGSKSFPKDRLNDNFCDCLDGTDEPGTSACPNGKFYCRNIGSSPKFVYSSRVNDRICDCCDGSDEYESSISCPNTCVMGGNVNYIYKPRTGRKSIDRQLGSATTDPNSSITIANLQDMVKNLQGMKLVFALQFVLIGFLVILWMLRRRVRSSKRRRYLLKSVHPNRSAN, via the exons ATGTCGAGAAACAAAGTTACACTGCTGCACTACGTGTCGTCTTTTTTACTCGCCGTCGTCTCCGTCAACTCCTCAACCACTCCCCTCGTCGGAGTTCATCCATTAG ATGAAAAATACTTCGAGTCAGATATAATCAGATGCAAAGATGGTTCCAAATCATTCCCTAAAGACCGTCTCAACGACAACTTCTGCGACTGTCTCGACGGCACCGATGAGCCTG GAACTTCGGCATGTCCGAACGGCAAATTCTACTGTCGGAACATAGGAAGTTCTCCAAAGTTTGTTTACTCTTCTCGTGTGAACGATCGGATCTGTG ATTGTTGCGATGGAAGCGACGAGTATGAGAGTAGCATTAGTTGTCCCAACACATGTGTAATGGGTGGTAACGTTAACTACATCTACAAACCTAGAACCGGACGTAAATCTATTGACAGGCAACTCGGTTCTGCAACAACCGATCCGAATAGTTCGATAACTATAGCGAATCTTCAAGACATGGTCAAGAATCTCCAAG GTATGAAGCTTGTCTTCGCCCTTCAGTTTGTTTTGATCGGTTTCTTGGTGATCTTGTGGATGCTTAGGCGTCGTGTTCGGTCTTCCAAGAGGAGACGTTATCTGCTGAAGAGTGTGCATCCCAATAGATCAGCTAACTAA